From one Plantibacter flavus genomic stretch:
- a CDS encoding carbohydrate ABC transporter permease yields the protein MALQSPTATRALVVPPEAETGRRKRAPRGSRLLVWVFLAPTLIGLGLFSFVPIIGSFVLAFFRWDIISAPEFVGVGNFVDLAANPTVRVSFLNTVGFVVVAVTLQLAVALLLAILVQSRMPEWLRTFFRSALFFPLVLSAASVSLVMSYLFNQEFGLVNEFLGLFGVGNIGWLTTGFGAKIVVLLVYVWQNFGFTFLLFIGGLAAIPREVYEASSLDGAYGWSQFRNVTLPLVSPTMLVASVMAIISALQIFDQPYVLTRGGPGDDTRTAVMVIYESAFQQLDFGLAAAIGIVLTLLIMLVTAAQFRLSKRFVFYG from the coding sequence ATGGCACTGCAGTCACCGACGGCGACCCGGGCACTGGTCGTCCCGCCCGAAGCCGAGACCGGACGCCGCAAGCGTGCCCCTCGCGGCAGCCGACTGCTCGTCTGGGTGTTCCTCGCCCCGACGCTCATCGGCCTCGGACTCTTCAGCTTCGTCCCGATCATCGGGTCGTTCGTCCTCGCCTTCTTCCGGTGGGACATCATCTCGGCACCCGAGTTCGTCGGCGTCGGCAACTTCGTCGACCTCGCCGCCAACCCCACGGTGCGCGTGTCCTTCCTGAACACGGTCGGCTTCGTCGTGGTGGCGGTCACGCTGCAGCTCGCCGTCGCCCTCCTGCTCGCGATCCTCGTGCAGTCGCGGATGCCGGAATGGCTGCGTACCTTCTTCCGCTCCGCACTGTTCTTCCCGTTGGTGTTGTCGGCCGCGTCCGTGTCGCTCGTGATGTCGTACCTGTTCAACCAGGAGTTCGGCCTCGTCAACGAGTTCCTCGGACTCTTCGGCGTCGGGAACATCGGCTGGCTGACGACCGGGTTCGGCGCGAAGATCGTCGTCCTCCTCGTCTACGTGTGGCAGAACTTCGGCTTCACCTTCCTGCTGTTCATCGGTGGACTGGCCGCGATCCCGCGCGAGGTCTACGAGGCGTCGTCGCTCGACGGCGCGTACGGCTGGAGCCAGTTCCGGAACGTCACCCTGCCCCTCGTGAGCCCGACGATGCTCGTCGCGTCCGTCATGGCCATCATCAGCGCCCTGCAGATCTTCGACCAGCCGTACGTCCTCACACGAGGTGGTCCGGGAGACGACACCCGCACCGCGGTGATGGTGATCTACGAGTCCGCGTTCCAGCAGCTCGACTTCGGTCTCGCCGCAGCGATCGGCATCGTGCTGACGCTCCTGATCATGCTCGTCACCGCCGCACAGTTCCGACTGAGCAAGCGTTTCGTCTTCTACGGATGA